One Niabella beijingensis DNA window includes the following coding sequences:
- a CDS encoding response regulator, protein MDATNSTYKSILVIDDHKMVANGIKLIAGPLFETFYMAHDGASGMSQALRNFPELIIVDFYLPDMPGDLLVRQLKEKLPSVKIMAYSFSYSSDIIIKMLKAGIDGYVIKREDDKEFINAIHLLMRGRDYFCKEARTHIINRFSTATDDFALKHIIGNTKFSGKEIELIRLLCKQVTTKEISRYLNLSERTIEQYRSNIMRKVNAKTLAGIIKFAIQNGVIMVDEL, encoded by the coding sequence ATGGACGCTACTAATTCAACATACAAGTCAATATTGGTAATCGATGATCACAAAATGGTGGCCAACGGTATAAAATTAATAGCAGGCCCGTTATTTGAAACTTTTTACATGGCGCACGATGGCGCATCGGGTATGAGTCAGGCACTCCGGAATTTCCCCGAGTTAATCATCGTAGATTTTTATCTTCCGGATATGCCTGGAGATTTACTCGTGCGGCAGCTAAAAGAAAAATTGCCCTCTGTCAAAATTATGGCCTATTCATTTTCCTACAGTTCTGATATAATCATAAAGATGTTAAAAGCCGGGATAGATGGTTATGTAATCAAACGGGAGGACGACAAGGAATTCATAAATGCCATCCATCTGTTAATGCGGGGAAGGGATTATTTCTGCAAAGAGGCAAGAACACATATTATCAACCGTTTCTCAACTGCCACAGATGATTTTGCGCTCAAACACATTATTGGAAACACCAAATTCTCCGGCAAGGAAATCGAGCTGATTCGACTCTTATGCAAGCAGGTAACGACCAAGGAAATCAGCCGCTACCTAAATCTTTCGGAACGTACAATAGAACAGTACAGGAGCAATATTATGCGTAAGGTAAATGCCAAAACACTAGCGGGCATTATTAAGTTCGCGATTCAGAATGGTGTGATAATGGTTGATGAACTTTAG